A single window of Plasmodium malariae genome assembly, chromosome: 8 DNA harbors:
- the PmUG01_08050600 gene encoding AP endonuclease (DNA-[apurinic or apyrimidinic site] lyase), putative, with translation MKISSCNIAKLYNKVHYVYKIKEIQLLSKYSNKYKGKIIMINEVQLNRKRQNEGKNGGTNDEGSDSESYEINKKTKLIPKLKEENFSQNNLVSNYFTSNVKGIGNSLKVYIEKASSTEETIKIKSNETEMDEKENKKIYYKKEENEDSLAISKVEGVNIKSDDNIYNEHTKYVHEEGNNVNKTVLIKENKSNDLEAKGEEQVKIVVTWNMNSITVRYKNKEKWKNFMNFFNKINADVWCLQEVRLPAMNIGDSKNENKNKNKNDGLRDRSKVKNSDQKSLVDYEIIDSILKNDFKNYDAYFSLANIKYSGQLVLIKKTIQVKSIRYNLSFDMDSKIHHDEGRIILVEFSDFYLLSTYSPNNGFDKIKFERRRLFDEELEKFVSYLKNKKHLIWTGDLNIAPEDIDLSHPAEFRKMKKGNNVPKEFIGQPGCTDFERKNFKKILTSGDLVDSYRYLQNLKEKNAETESSKNPIDVSKKSNINDNIYTWRCPFLLGKQSNKAMRIDHFIVSKNFLNRVDNVEIHGYSVFHNNFYGSDHCPVILYLKGEE, from the coding sequence atgaaaattagcAGCTGTAATATTGCaaaattatacaataaaGTTCATTACgtttacaaaattaaagaaatacaGCTGCTCtcaaaatattcaaataaatacaaagGTAAGATAATAATGATTAACGAAGTGCAGTTGAACAGGAAAAGACAAAATGAGGGGAAGAATGGAGGAACAAATGATGAAGGTAGTGATAGTGAGTCTTAcgaaataaacaaaaaaacaaaactcATTCCCAAATTAAAGGAAGAGAATTTTAGTCAGAATAACCTGGTTtctaattattttacatCAAATGTAAAAGGAATAGGAAATAGTTTAAAAGTTTATATTGAAAAGGCAAGTAGTACAGAAGAAACAATTAAAATCAAAAGCAATGAAACTGAAATGGATGAAAaagagaacaaaaaaatttattataagaaGGAAGAAAATGAGGATAGTTTAGCCATTTCTAAAGTAGAAGGTGTGAACATTAAAAGcgatgataatatatataatgaacataCGAAATATGTACATGAGGAGGgtaataatgttaataagACTGTactaataaaagaaaataaatcaaaCGATTTAGAAGCTAAAGGTGAAGAACAGGTAAAAATAGTAGTAACATGGAATATGAATAGTATAACAGTACGatataagaataaagaaaaatggaaaaattttatgaacttttttaataaaattaatgctGACGTTTGGTGTTTGCAAGAAGTAAGATTACCAGCAATGAATATAGGGGatagtaaaaatgaaaataaaaacaaaaacaaaaatgatgGCTTACGCGATAGAAGCAAGGTTAAAAACTCTGACCAGAAAAGCTTAGTTGATTATGAAATTATAGatagtatattaaaaaatgattttaaaaattatgatgcATATTTTAGTTTAGCAAATATCAAATATAGTGGTCAGCTTgtgttaattaaaaaaacaatacaaGTAAAATCTATTCGTTATAATCTCTCTTTTGATATGGATTCAAAAATACATCATGATGAAGGAAGAATAATTTTAGTTGAGTTTTCTGATTTCTATTTGTTGTCAACATACTCACCAAACAACGgttttgataaaataaagtttGAAAGACGAAGATTATTTGATgaagaattagaaaaatttgtctcttatttaaaaaataaaaagcattTAATATGGACTGGGGATTTGAATATTGCACCAGAAGATATTGACTTATCACATCCTGCTGAATTTCGAAAAATGAAGAAGGGTAATAATGTACCGAAAGAATTTATTGGACAACCCGGTTGTACAGattttgaaagaaaaaattttaaaaaaattttgaccTCAGGTGATTTAGTTGATTCGTACAGATATCTACAAAATTTGAAGGAGAAAAATGCAGAAACAGAATCGTCAAAAAATCCCATTGATGTTtctaaaaaatcaaatattaatgataatatatatacatggaGGTGCCCTTTTCTGCTTGGAAAGCAGAGCAACAAGGCAATGCGCATAGACCATTTCAttgtttcaaaaaattttcttaaccGTGTAGATAATGTCGAAATACATGGGTACAGTgtatttcataataatttctaTGGGTCTGATCATTGCCCTGTAATTCTGTACCTCAAAGGTGAGGAGTGA
- the PmUG01_08050500 gene encoding ubiquitin-conjugating enzyme E2, putative (unknown EC number: 6.3.2.19), with protein sequence MSEVIVPRSFRLLDELERGQKGNVSEGVSFGLESADDITLSNWSCTIFGQPGTVFENRIYSLTVFCDDNYPDAPPSVKFDTKIEMSCVNSSGMVVKNNLHILKNWNRNYTIETILIALRQEMLSSVNKRLPQPNEGEMY encoded by the exons GTAATTGTACCAAGAAGTTTTCGATTACTCGATGAATTGGAAAGAGGGCAAAAAGGAAATGTAAGTGAAGGTGTATCATTTGGGTTAGAAAGTGCAGATGACATTACACTGTCAAATTGGTCATGCACAATATTTGGTCAGCCTGGAACCGTTTTTGAAAATAGAATTTATTCTTTAACCGTTTTTTGCGATGATAATTATCCGGATGCACCTCCATCAGTTAAGTTTGACACAAAAATTGAAATGTCATGTGTGAACAGTAGCGGAATG gttgttaagaataatttacatattttaaaaaattggaaCAGAAATTATACCATTGAGACTATTTTAATCGCATTACGACAAGAAATGCTGTCGAGTGTCAACAAGCGACTACCACAACCAAATGAAGGAgaaatgtattaa